The following are from one region of the Eubacterium sp. MSJ-33 genome:
- a CDS encoding SDR family NAD(P)-dependent oxidoreductase, translated as MGFLEGKVAIITGGGRAVLSDGSCGSIGYGIATAYAKEGANLVLTGRNVQKLDDAKEEIERKYGVKVLPVQADVSAGSDNEAVVANVVKQAIDTFGRIDVLINNAQASASGVTIADHTTAQFDLAIYSGLYAAFYYMKACYPYLKETKGSVINFASGAGLFGNFGQCAYAAAKEGIRGLTRVAATEWAADGINANVVCPLAWTAQLENFEKAYPDAFKANVHTPPMGHFGDVEKEIGRVCVQLASPDFKYMSGETLTLEGALGQRP; from the coding sequence ATGGGATTTTTAGAAGGTAAAGTAGCAATTATCACAGGTGGCGGACGCGCGGTTTTAAGCGACGGAAGCTGCGGTTCAATCGGATATGGAATCGCAACTGCCTATGCGAAGGAAGGTGCAAACCTTGTCCTGACCGGACGGAACGTGCAGAAGCTTGACGATGCAAAAGAAGAAATCGAACGCAAATACGGCGTGAAGGTGCTGCCGGTACAGGCAGATGTAAGTGCCGGCTCTGACAATGAAGCAGTCGTTGCAAATGTTGTAAAGCAGGCGATCGATACATTTGGAAGAATTGATGTACTGATCAACAACGCGCAGGCTTCTGCTTCCGGTGTGACGATCGCCGATCATACAACCGCACAGTTTGACCTTGCGATTTATTCCGGATTGTATGCAGCATTTTATTATATGAAAGCATGTTATCCATATCTGAAGGAGACGAAGGGCTCTGTGATTAATTTCGCATCGGGCGCCGGTTTGTTCGGAAATTTCGGACAGTGCGCTTACGCTGCAGCGAAGGAAGGCATCCGTGGACTGACAAGAGTCGCAGCAACCGAGTGGGCTGCCGATGGCATCAATGCGAACGTCGTATGTCCGCTTGCATGGACCGCACAGCTTGAGAACTTCGAGAAAGCATATCCGGACGCATTCAAGGCGAATGTCCACACACCGCCGATGGGACATTTCGGAGATGTAGAAAAGGAAATCGGCCGTGTCTGCGTACAGCTTGCGTCACCGGACTTCAAGTATATGAGCGGTGAGACACTGACACTGGAGGGTGCGCTTGGTCAGAGACCATAA
- a CDS encoding sodium ion-translocating decarboxylase subunit beta, which produces MIGENFLYFATFFLGLMLGVLCDASTLLDATVVKLLILGMLSLLLSGIGGIIGGYVVYFFKKGKFNPTVGIAGVSCVPSTAKVAQKAAAKANPAAFILYYALGADICSVITTAILIGIYITLLS; this is translated from the coding sequence ATGATCGGAGAAAATTTCCTGTATTTTGCAACGTTCTTCTTAGGATTGATGCTTGGAGTTCTGTGTGATGCAAGCACGCTTTTGGATGCAACGGTTGTGAAGCTTCTAATCCTTGGTATGCTGTCGTTATTGCTGTCCGGAATCGGCGGTATCATTGGCGGCTATGTTGTATATTTCTTCAAGAAAGGAAAGTTCAATCCGACGGTCGGTATCGCAGGTGTGTCGTGTGTGCCATCTACGGCGAAGGTTGCACAGAAGGCTGCTGCAAAGGCAAATCCGGCAGCATTTATTCTGTATTATGCTCTCGGCGCGGATATCTGCAGCGTTATCACAACGGCAATCCTGATCGGTATTTACATTACGTTACTTAGTTAA